One Micromonospora sp. FIMYZ51 genomic window carries:
- a CDS encoding type II toxin-antitoxin system Phd/YefM family antitoxin, whose amino-acid sequence METIPITEAKARIAELADRVAREHDHFTITRNGRADVMLISVAEYESMRETLDLLSDDEALADLRQSREDFAAGDTFSMDEVRAELERRRGRAA is encoded by the coding sequence ATGGAGACCATTCCGATCACCGAAGCCAAGGCCCGGATCGCCGAGCTTGCCGACCGGGTCGCTCGGGAGCACGACCACTTCACGATCACCCGCAACGGACGCGCCGACGTAATGCTGATCTCGGTCGCCGAGTACGAGTCGATGCGGGAGACGCTCGACCTGCTCTCCGACGACGAGGCCCTCGCGGATCTACGCCAGTCGCGGGAGGATTTCGCGGCCGGTGACACGTTCTCGATGGACGAGGTTCGCGCTGAGCTGGAACGGCGTCGCGGTAGGGCGGCCTGA
- a CDS encoding type II toxin-antitoxin system RelE/ParE family toxin, translated as MPPQSGRRDDTHEATSPYTVLFSRQARRNLHEDLPLEVAVAATETIQHAIAVNPYRAGKPLDEPFDGFHSARRGTYRIIYRINEAKRVVEIHSIRHRRDAYRF; from the coding sequence ATGCCTCCGCAGAGCGGGCGACGGGACGACACGCACGAGGCGACCAGCCCGTACACGGTGTTGTTCTCTCGGCAGGCCCGCCGCAACCTGCACGAGGACCTGCCGCTGGAAGTCGCGGTCGCGGCGACGGAGACCATCCAGCACGCGATTGCGGTGAATCCCTATCGGGCCGGCAAACCACTCGACGAGCCCTTCGACGGCTTTCACTCCGCCCGCCGCGGCACGTACCGAATCATCTACCGGATCAACGAAGCCAAGCGCGTCGTGGAGATCCACTCGATCCGCCACCGGCGCGACGCCTATCGCTTCTAG
- a CDS encoding GntR family transcriptional regulator produces the protein MADVALPSYQRIRHALRQELERGALAPGDRMPTERELVERFGVAHMTVRHAIDGLVRDGLVVRRRGSGTFVVRTRPMARSATRLQSFSEELGGAIVRGQVIRQCEVQPDRDVAEALAMSWHGRVVELLRVRTVDGTPASLQQVFIPIKFAPALARDDLTDRSLYQYLADAGVTLDRAEQRLFAVAAGKWHAELLGVPFATPLLASERLSRDVANHPVEFARTWSQPELSVWVEMHR, from the coding sequence ATGGCTGACGTTGCGCTCCCGAGCTACCAACGAATCCGCCACGCATTGCGCCAGGAGTTGGAGCGCGGGGCTCTGGCTCCGGGCGACCGGATGCCCACCGAGCGGGAACTCGTCGAACGCTTCGGGGTGGCGCACATGACCGTGCGGCACGCCATCGACGGACTCGTCCGGGACGGGCTGGTGGTGCGCCGGCGTGGGTCGGGAACATTCGTCGTCCGTACGCGGCCGATGGCCCGCTCCGCGACACGGTTGCAGAGCTTCAGCGAGGAGCTGGGCGGTGCGATCGTCCGCGGGCAGGTCATCAGGCAGTGCGAGGTCCAGCCGGACCGGGACGTGGCCGAGGCACTGGCCATGTCGTGGCACGGCCGGGTCGTCGAGCTGCTCCGGGTCCGGACGGTGGACGGAACGCCCGCGTCACTACAGCAGGTCTTCATCCCCATCAAGTTCGCCCCGGCGCTGGCTCGGGACGACCTGACCGACCGATCGCTCTACCAGTACCTCGCCGACGCCGGCGTGACGCTCGACCGAGCGGAACAGCGCCTCTTCGCCGTCGCGGCCGGGAAGTGGCATGCCGAGCTGCTCGGGGTGCCCTTCGCTACACCACTGCTCGCCAGCGAGCGGCTGTCCCGCGACGTCGCCAACCATCCGGTCGAGTTCGCGCGGACCTGGTCCCAGCCCGAGTTGTCGGTCTGGGTCGAGATGCACAGGTAA
- a CDS encoding sugar ABC transporter permease has translation MAGNSTTVDAEAPSSGTPAAVADRPKRRGSTQARQRDRRYYWFLLPSGIAILLLIVLPLAYTFYLSLRHYDLARGMDEFIGLANYANIFSGGDPEFIKSLLRTLLYVFVVIAVDFVLGMTQALLLFEMKPRTAKVFRMIFMLPILLIPTGAAVFWRTTMWAPPNEQFLRSLNLDGLIDPPLGNPNLALWAIIITVIWAWSPWVFLLLSGGLDYLDRSALEASQVDGAGYWQRLWHIILPLMRPIIFVTLSFKAVDSFLSFPFVWVMTQGGPQNSTHLMSTYIYEQAFKFLNYGFGSALAIVMLMISSALSIGAVLYWQRTQDKGALS, from the coding sequence ATGGCCGGTAACAGCACCACCGTCGATGCAGAGGCGCCCTCGTCCGGCACACCTGCTGCCGTTGCCGACCGGCCCAAGCGCCGGGGCAGCACGCAGGCCCGTCAGCGGGACCGCCGGTACTACTGGTTCCTGCTTCCGTCGGGCATCGCGATCCTGCTGCTCATCGTCCTGCCGCTGGCGTACACGTTCTACCTCAGCCTCCGGCACTACGACCTGGCCCGCGGCATGGACGAGTTCATCGGACTGGCCAACTACGCCAACATCTTCTCCGGTGGCGACCCGGAGTTCATCAAGTCGCTGCTCCGTACGCTGCTCTACGTCTTCGTGGTCATCGCCGTCGACTTCGTGCTCGGCATGACGCAGGCGCTGCTGCTGTTCGAGATGAAGCCGCGTACGGCGAAGGTCTTCCGGATGATCTTCATGCTGCCGATCCTGCTCATCCCGACCGGCGCGGCGGTGTTCTGGCGGACCACCATGTGGGCGCCGCCGAACGAGCAGTTCCTCCGCTCGCTGAACCTGGACGGCCTGATCGACCCGCCGCTCGGCAACCCGAACCTGGCCCTCTGGGCGATCATCATCACCGTCATCTGGGCCTGGTCGCCCTGGGTCTTCCTGCTGCTCTCCGGCGGCCTGGACTACCTGGACCGCAGCGCGCTCGAAGCCTCCCAGGTGGACGGCGCCGGCTACTGGCAGCGGCTGTGGCACATCATCCTGCCGCTGATGCGCCCGATCATCTTCGTGACGCTGAGCTTCAAGGCGGTCGACTCGTTCCTGTCGTTCCCGTTCGTCTGGGTGATGACCCAGGGCGGTCCGCAGAACAGCACCCACCTGATGAGCACCTACATCTACGAGCAGGCGTTCAAGTTCCTCAACTACGGCTTCGGCTCCGCGCTGGCGATCGTGATGCTGATGATCTCCTCGGCGCTCTCCATCGGCGCGGTCCTCTACTGGCAGCGTACGCAGGACAAGGGGGCACTGTCGTGA
- a CDS encoding type II toxin-antitoxin system prevent-host-death family antitoxin codes for MERIGVRELNQNTSQVLARVSGGETVEITDRGHPIARLVPVGDDSSILAKLVAAGRAVAPTSGGSVPLPPKLGDENVDVAASLAAMRDEEPGDLSRFSCRRQAGSAGACSVDLVSWLNQYDDVPLVSSALVEVEVPTALRRSAPQALIGVSATVGRLVRLEIDGTIRATGAAFAEPTLRSLDAIHLATAQVLTNESGTALTAFVTYDRRLLECAKDAGPPVASPGQNWPTNPPPWWQSPDRRPPLQPGLRPALLRPSPSGWVSVSVGRRHHLRTSR; via the coding sequence ATGGAACGCATCGGTGTCCGGGAGTTGAACCAGAACACGAGCCAGGTGTTGGCTCGGGTGAGCGGCGGCGAGACCGTCGAGATCACCGACCGCGGACACCCGATCGCCCGACTTGTTCCGGTAGGCGACGACAGTTCGATACTGGCCAAGTTGGTAGCGGCAGGGCGAGCCGTCGCCCCCACCAGCGGCGGCTCTGTGCCACTTCCACCGAAGCTCGGTGACGAAAATGTGGACGTGGCCGCCTCGCTCGCCGCGATGCGTGACGAGGAGCCTGGTGATCTATCTCGATTCAGCTGCCGTCGTCAAGCTGGTTCGGCAGGGGCGTGCAGTGTCGACCTTGTCTCCTGGCTCAACCAGTACGATGACGTGCCGCTGGTCTCCTCCGCCCTCGTCGAGGTGGAAGTGCCCACAGCGTTGCGCCGATCAGCTCCGCAAGCGTTGATCGGAGTGTCGGCCACCGTCGGACGGCTGGTCCGACTGGAGATCGACGGCACGATCCGTGCGACCGGAGCCGCGTTCGCCGAGCCGACCCTCCGCAGCCTCGACGCCATCCACCTAGCCACCGCCCAGGTGTTGACCAACGAGTCCGGCACGGCACTGACCGCCTTCGTCACCTACGACCGGCGGCTGCTCGAATGCGCCAAGGACGCGGGACCACCTGTAGCAAGCCCCGGCCAGAACTGGCCCACGAACCCACCACCCTGGTGGCAAAGTCCCGACCGCCGCCCGCCATTGCAACCAGGGTTGCGGCCTGCGCTTCTGCGACCTTCACCCTCCGGTTGGGTATCCGTTTCGGTGGGCCGGAGGCATCATCTGCGAACCAGTCGGTGA
- a CDS encoding extracellular solute-binding protein → MTQRVLFRGAALAASLVVALPLAACSTSGAGQSDGDGTTIKVLVSSGHQQFNPVWDKLPEFTAETGITVQLDQVATTDIEGAFQRDVTVGACTYDNVELLDGALAGAAPKMADLAPYLTKSGSSAEELFGAQVGWTKGAMEFDGKVAYYPFYSGAKGVAYREDLFTDDKNKADFRAKYGYDIPTPPTTPDQIVDLAEFFTNRGTKYGIVFSGQGDSGETTLADVIFRHGVNGYQADDDNALWGPSNTANQAKVVESARWLIDLINKGYAPREVTSMATGEATSFYTAGNAAMIYDHIYLPWAQFSAQEVVSKIGKTGSFEPPSFVEGAGGITFYWGRGIPECSKNKDASWTFMQWVMSEENQKLALTKGQGVYVPTDQNLLAWSVEQGVVPQGVADAVSNNKPYKVTTATGRMRQKINIPLVDRLYQGNLTPEEYAKQSGEAIQKEAVDSGLVQ, encoded by the coding sequence ATGACTCAGCGCGTCCTGTTCCGCGGTGCCGCCCTCGCGGCATCGCTGGTCGTGGCACTACCGCTAGCGGCCTGTTCCACCTCCGGTGCCGGCCAGTCCGACGGCGACGGCACCACCATCAAGGTCCTGGTCAGCTCCGGCCACCAGCAGTTCAACCCGGTCTGGGACAAGCTGCCTGAGTTCACGGCCGAGACCGGCATCACGGTCCAGCTGGACCAGGTCGCGACCACCGACATCGAGGGCGCCTTCCAGCGGGATGTCACCGTCGGCGCCTGCACCTACGACAACGTCGAGCTGCTCGACGGCGCCCTGGCCGGTGCGGCTCCGAAGATGGCTGACCTGGCGCCGTACCTGACCAAGAGCGGCTCCAGCGCCGAGGAGCTGTTCGGTGCCCAGGTCGGCTGGACCAAGGGCGCCATGGAGTTCGACGGCAAGGTCGCCTACTACCCGTTCTACTCCGGGGCCAAGGGCGTCGCCTACCGCGAGGACCTGTTCACCGACGACAAGAACAAGGCCGACTTCCGGGCCAAGTACGGCTACGACATCCCCACCCCGCCGACCACGCCGGACCAGATCGTCGACCTGGCGGAGTTCTTCACCAACCGGGGCACCAAGTACGGCATCGTCTTCTCCGGCCAGGGCGACTCGGGCGAGACCACGCTTGCCGACGTGATCTTCCGGCACGGCGTCAACGGCTACCAGGCGGACGACGACAACGCCCTCTGGGGCCCGTCGAACACCGCCAACCAGGCGAAGGTGGTCGAGTCGGCGCGCTGGCTGATCGATCTGATCAACAAGGGGTACGCGCCCCGCGAGGTCACCTCGATGGCCACCGGTGAGGCGACCTCGTTCTACACGGCCGGCAACGCGGCCATGATCTACGACCACATCTACCTGCCGTGGGCGCAGTTCTCCGCGCAGGAGGTGGTCTCCAAGATCGGTAAGACCGGTTCCTTCGAGCCGCCGAGCTTCGTCGAGGGCGCGGGCGGCATCACCTTCTACTGGGGTCGCGGCATCCCCGAGTGCAGCAAGAACAAGGACGCCTCCTGGACCTTCATGCAGTGGGTGATGTCCGAGGAGAACCAGAAGCTCGCACTGACCAAGGGCCAGGGCGTGTACGTGCCGACCGACCAGAACCTGCTGGCCTGGTCGGTGGAGCAGGGCGTGGTCCCGCAGGGCGTCGCCGACGCGGTGTCGAACAACAAGCCGTACAAGGTCACCACGGCCACCGGCCGGATGCGCCAGAAGATCAACATCCCGCTCGTCGACCGGCTCTACCAGGGCAACCTGACGCCCGAGGAGTACGCGAAGCAGAGCGGCGAGGCCATCCAGAAGGAAGCCGTGGACTCGGGTCTGGTCCAGTAA
- a CDS encoding GntR family transcriptional regulator encodes MARVPIYRVIADDLLAQITSGALPVSSQLPSEAEMAARYGVSRMTVRQAMDQLENAKVIVRHQGSGSYVRDAPGHLRGMNGLRSFAAEIGTDGAVVESRIVAQESTSSAPTEVTEELASARATRFVRLARVRLVDGVPATYQEAWIPFTVAPGLAREELVEGSLYRTLTERYGVELGWANQIISATLATKKLAGLLDEKAGSPLLTIRRTTYSKRNVPIEFVKSWTRKGFPLAQRIEAS; translated from the coding sequence ATGGCTCGCGTGCCGATCTATCGCGTCATCGCGGACGATCTGCTGGCCCAGATCACCAGCGGTGCGCTGCCGGTCTCCAGTCAGTTGCCCAGTGAGGCCGAGATGGCGGCGCGCTACGGCGTGAGCCGGATGACCGTCCGCCAGGCGATGGACCAGCTGGAGAATGCCAAAGTCATTGTCCGACACCAGGGCAGCGGCAGCTACGTCCGGGACGCGCCGGGGCATCTGCGTGGCATGAACGGCCTGCGGTCGTTCGCGGCTGAGATCGGCACCGACGGTGCCGTGGTGGAGAGCCGCATCGTGGCCCAGGAGAGCACCTCCTCCGCGCCCACCGAGGTGACCGAGGAACTGGCCAGCGCCCGGGCCACCCGGTTCGTGCGGCTGGCCCGGGTCCGGCTGGTCGACGGTGTCCCGGCCACGTACCAGGAAGCCTGGATCCCGTTCACGGTGGCGCCGGGGCTGGCCCGCGAGGAGTTGGTGGAGGGCTCGCTCTACCGGACGCTGACCGAGCGGTACGGCGTGGAACTCGGCTGGGCCAACCAGATCATCTCGGCGACGCTGGCCACCAAGAAGCTGGCCGGCCTCCTCGACGAGAAGGCCGGCAGCCCATTGTTGACGATCCGTCGTACGACGTACTCGAAGCGGAACGTGCCGATCGAGTTCGTGAAGAGCTGGACCCGCAAGGGTTTCCCGCTGGCCCAGCGGATCGAGGCGAGCTGA
- a CDS encoding carbohydrate ABC transporter permease: protein MNRVRAIQPATIVKGILLTIILAWVLLPLYFLFAVAFTPNGSTLDGFSIPDTLTSTNFMSVLSGANMIWPSLINSVVITVASTVLALIFAVPAAYGLSHLQHKRMGRGLYMMSFVLRGVPPVALVMPYYVIFSKAELLNTMTGVIIALVPLALPYCIWTMRVFFDAVPVQVEEAAGVDGAGVLRTFFSVVLPIARPGIAATGILAALLIFVDYIVVATLAGPATMTFPVYVTTFQQDYLSLVGPMAAASIVGALPMLLMFGFSQRYMLRLANAGVH, encoded by the coding sequence GTGAACCGGGTACGGGCGATCCAGCCGGCCACGATCGTCAAGGGCATCCTGCTGACGATCATCCTGGCCTGGGTACTGCTGCCGCTGTACTTCCTGTTCGCCGTGGCGTTCACCCCGAACGGCAGCACGCTTGACGGCTTCTCCATTCCGGACACGCTTACCAGCACGAACTTCATGTCGGTGCTGAGCGGCGCGAACATGATCTGGCCGTCGCTGATCAACAGCGTGGTGATCACGGTGGCGTCGACCGTCCTGGCACTGATCTTCGCGGTGCCGGCCGCGTACGGGCTGTCCCACCTGCAACACAAGCGGATGGGGCGGGGCCTCTACATGATGTCCTTCGTCCTGCGCGGCGTGCCGCCGGTGGCGCTGGTGATGCCCTACTACGTCATCTTCAGCAAGGCCGAGCTGCTCAACACCATGACCGGTGTGATCATCGCGCTGGTGCCGCTGGCCCTGCCGTACTGCATCTGGACCATGCGGGTCTTCTTCGACGCCGTACCGGTGCAGGTGGAGGAGGCGGCCGGGGTGGACGGCGCCGGGGTGCTGCGTACCTTCTTCTCGGTGGTGCTGCCGATCGCCCGTCCGGGCATCGCGGCCACCGGCATCCTCGCCGCACTGCTGATCTTCGTCGACTACATCGTGGTGGCGACCCTGGCCGGCCCGGCGACGATGACCTTCCCGGTCTACGTCACCACCTTCCAGCAGGACTACCTCTCGCTGGTCGGCCCGATGGCCGCCGCCTCCATCGTCGGCGCCCTGCCGATGCTGCTGATGTTCGGCTTCTCCCAGCGCTACATGCTCCGCCTGGCCAACGCCGGCGTCCACTGA
- a CDS encoding thiamine pyrophosphate-binding protein: MTSKKTGGQVVVEMLRSLGVEYVFGVVGGQTLAITDAIIDTDGIEFVHTRHEGAAAVMADAYGRLTGQPAACIATTGPGATNLITGVGGAFRDSSPAFILTCNNNGENIHKDDAQNADHVELFKSLTKYSRLVAHANGIKQAMEEAYVNAVTGNPGPVHLDFARDTIEGLIDNPPVVPGTHPARKWTGERPSPNPLAVARAAERLLAAERPVIWLGNGGNRSRASEDVLALADALNIPVVTTFNGIGAVRTNHPLVFGAVSRMGTNLSTRVLTDADLVLALGNSLNAVSTTRWRRQLPEVIQVDVDPAMIGRYYGEITDGIVGDLGAFARDLLVAVGDRAAGARASRAEWVAGLQAAEAEWWADAEVKDASPKGVLSPADIVRALRSVAPENTLLIPDAGNPGVWSFLWEITQPNTYIKPVGFGNMGFALPSAIAATLIDPDRPVLALIGDGSLGMSLGELETLARVGGKVCVVVLNDSSYGNIRQEQVLHFNGRTIGVDFNTVDFGTVARGMGVDGEVITNLDALCQRVRKVFEGNTPAVLDVPIDRDVNAWTFPSFAPYQAGK; encoded by the coding sequence GTGACCAGCAAGAAGACCGGCGGCCAGGTAGTGGTCGAGATGCTGCGATCCCTCGGCGTCGAGTACGTCTTCGGCGTCGTGGGCGGGCAGACCCTGGCGATCACCGACGCCATCATCGACACCGACGGGATCGAGTTCGTGCACACCCGCCACGAGGGCGCCGCCGCCGTCATGGCCGACGCCTACGGGCGACTCACCGGCCAGCCCGCGGCCTGCATCGCCACCACCGGGCCGGGCGCGACAAACCTCATCACCGGCGTCGGCGGCGCCTTCCGGGACTCCAGCCCGGCGTTCATCCTCACCTGCAACAACAACGGCGAGAACATCCACAAGGACGACGCCCAGAACGCCGACCACGTCGAGCTGTTCAAGTCGTTGACCAAGTACAGCCGGCTCGTCGCGCACGCCAACGGCATCAAGCAGGCGATGGAGGAGGCGTACGTCAACGCCGTCACCGGCAACCCGGGCCCGGTCCACCTGGACTTCGCCCGCGACACCATCGAAGGTCTGATCGACAACCCGCCGGTCGTCCCGGGTACGCACCCGGCCCGCAAGTGGACCGGCGAGCGGCCCAGCCCCAACCCGCTGGCCGTGGCCCGCGCCGCCGAACGCCTGCTGGCCGCCGAACGGCCGGTCATCTGGCTCGGCAACGGCGGCAACCGTTCCCGCGCCAGCGAGGACGTGCTGGCCCTCGCCGACGCGCTGAACATCCCGGTCGTCACCACGTTCAACGGCATCGGCGCGGTGCGCACCAACCACCCGCTGGTCTTCGGTGCGGTCAGCCGGATGGGCACAAACCTCTCCACCCGGGTGTTGACCGACGCCGACCTGGTGCTGGCGCTCGGCAACAGCCTCAACGCCGTCTCCACCACCCGCTGGCGTCGCCAACTGCCCGAGGTGATCCAGGTCGACGTGGACCCGGCGATGATCGGCCGCTACTACGGCGAGATCACCGACGGCATCGTCGGCGACCTCGGCGCGTTCGCCCGGGACCTGCTCGTCGCCGTAGGCGACCGGGCCGCCGGGGCCAGGGCGTCCCGGGCCGAATGGGTCGCCGGGCTACAGGCCGCCGAAGCCGAGTGGTGGGCGGACGCCGAGGTCAAGGACGCCTCGCCGAAGGGCGTGCTCTCCCCCGCCGACATCGTCCGGGCGCTGCGGTCGGTGGCCCCGGAGAACACCCTGCTCATCCCGGACGCCGGCAACCCGGGCGTGTGGTCCTTCCTCTGGGAGATCACCCAGCCGAACACGTACATCAAGCCGGTCGGCTTCGGCAACATGGGCTTCGCGCTGCCGTCGGCCATCGCCGCCACCCTGATCGACCCGGATCGTCCGGTGCTGGCGCTGATCGGCGACGGCTCGCTGGGCATGAGTCTGGGGGAGCTGGAGACGTTGGCCCGGGTCGGTGGCAAGGTGTGTGTGGTGGTGCTCAACGACTCGAGTTACGGCAACATCCGCCAAGAGCAGGTGCTGCACTTCAACGGCCGCACCATCGGCGTCGACTTCAACACCGTCGACTTCGGCACGGTGGCCCGGGGCATGGGCGTCGACGGCGAGGTGATCACCAACCTGGACGCGCTCTGCCAGCGGGTGCGCAAGGTGTTCGAGGGCAACACCCCGGCCGTACTCGACGTGCCGATCGACCGGGACGTCAACGCCTGGACCTTCCCGTCCTTCGCCCCGTACCAGGCCGGGAAGTGA
- a CDS encoding FGGY-family carbohydrate kinase translates to MTSAVLAVDVGSSAIRAAVVDGSGVVRAEHRTERQDAGSGLTFDAELLWQQVVRTIGAVTGGHADDIRGIGIAGHIGTVLIDRSLAPVGPAHGWADSAGLAELRNRLGERTADLLRDSGRPTVTGGALAALLHLRTTDPQAYARVAYALHPKDFLIARMTGVVATDHTSAAYFGASAVRKRDWSVAAIEAVGVRPELFPPQQAATDVIGGTTASVGRLLGLPREVPVVGGGPDGTVGATLVAGTRTDAIADIAGTTDVLVRVLDQPTDPPPGATLNPYTAGGRWTIGGATGMTGGAAAWWARLLGHPGPAVAIDRLGAEMDRIGPGAGGVLADPNLSGSRFPRWQPATRGSLAGLHADHGPAHVFLAVLEAVAYGVREGVDRLTGDDPRLSIVLAGGTARSERLARLRADVLGREVAVCTEPDVSLKGAALLALTGTGGLPLDEQARLLRGPLHTYAPDPARVERYADLYRRWRTATEGES, encoded by the coding sequence GTGACAAGCGCCGTACTCGCCGTCGACGTCGGCTCCTCGGCGATCCGAGCGGCCGTCGTCGACGGGTCCGGCGTGGTCCGCGCCGAGCACCGCACCGAACGGCAGGACGCCGGCTCGGGACTGACCTTCGACGCCGAGCTGCTCTGGCAGCAGGTCGTGCGGACCATCGGCGCGGTCACCGGCGGGCACGCCGACGACATCCGGGGCATCGGCATCGCCGGGCACATCGGCACCGTCCTGATCGACCGGTCGCTCGCGCCGGTCGGCCCGGCGCACGGCTGGGCGGACAGCGCCGGGCTCGCCGAGCTGCGGAACCGGCTCGGCGAGCGGACGGCCGACCTGCTGCGCGACAGCGGCCGGCCGACGGTCACCGGCGGTGCCCTGGCCGCCCTGCTCCACCTGCGGACGACCGACCCGCAGGCGTACGCGCGGGTGGCGTACGCCCTGCACCCGAAGGACTTCCTGATCGCCCGGATGACCGGGGTGGTCGCCACCGACCACACAAGCGCCGCGTACTTCGGGGCCAGCGCCGTGCGGAAGCGGGACTGGTCGGTCGCGGCCATCGAGGCGGTCGGCGTACGCCCGGAGCTGTTCCCGCCGCAGCAAGCCGCCACCGACGTGATCGGCGGTACGACCGCCAGCGTCGGCCGGCTGCTCGGCCTGCCCCGGGAGGTGCCGGTGGTCGGTGGTGGGCCGGACGGGACGGTCGGCGCCACCCTCGTCGCCGGCACCCGCACCGACGCGATAGCCGACATCGCCGGCACCACCGACGTGCTGGTCCGGGTGCTCGACCAGCCGACCGATCCGCCACCGGGGGCGACCCTCAACCCGTACACCGCCGGTGGACGCTGGACGATCGGCGGCGCGACCGGGATGACCGGCGGGGCCGCCGCCTGGTGGGCCCGGCTGCTCGGGCATCCCGGACCGGCCGTGGCGATCGACCGGCTCGGCGCGGAGATGGACCGGATCGGGCCCGGTGCCGGCGGGGTGCTCGCCGACCCGAATCTCTCCGGAAGCCGGTTCCCACGCTGGCAGCCCGCCACCCGGGGCTCGCTGGCCGGGCTGCACGCCGACCACGGCCCGGCGCACGTCTTCCTGGCCGTGCTGGAGGCCGTCGCCTACGGCGTCCGGGAGGGAGTCGACCGGCTCACCGGCGACGATCCCCGGCTGTCCATCGTGCTGGCTGGCGGCACCGCCCGCTCGGAGCGGCTGGCCCGGCTCCGCGCCGACGTGCTCGGCCGCGAGGTCGCGGTCTGCACCGAGCCGGACGTCAGCCTCAAGGGCGCCGCGCTGCTCGCGCTCACCGGCACCGGCGGCCTGCCCCTGGACGAGCAGGCCCGGCTGCTGCGCGGCCCGCTGCACACCTACGCACCCGACCCGGCCCGGGTCGAGCGGTACGCCGACCTCTACCGCCGCTGGCGGACGGCCACCGAAGGAGAATCATGA
- a CDS encoding NAD-dependent succinate-semialdehyde dehydrogenase: MTSIIASPADLLARLLPAHPGGGLRVTDPATGQVVATVLDGGTADATAAVDAAARAFPAWAATPARHRSDVLLRAYQLMTERSADLAELICLENGKSRADALAEVGYAADFFRWSAEEAVRSDGDFTPTPTGGARAIVTTRPVGVSALVTPWNFPAAMITRKAGPALAAGCTVVIKPASETPLTAYALARILTEAGLPPEAVTVVPTSSAATVVGAWLRDARVRKLSFTGSTPVGRRLLAQAAERVVNTSMELGGNAPFVVAADADLDAAVAGAMIAKFRNGGQACTAANRFYVHAEVIGEFTERFGAATAALTVGPAASGAQIGPLISARAVEGVDALVQDALARGARISHRAPAPEGDCYYPPTVLRDVPPDADVVTEEIFGPVAPIVAWQTEDELLIMLNGTELGLAAYVFSADLRWALKLAEATEAGMVGVNRGVVSDAAYPFGGVKQSGIGREGGRDGLRAYQETQYLSVDWR, translated from the coding sequence ATGACCAGCATCATCGCCAGCCCGGCCGACCTGTTGGCCCGACTGTTGCCGGCCCATCCCGGCGGTGGGCTGAGGGTCACCGACCCGGCCACCGGCCAGGTCGTCGCCACGGTGCTCGACGGTGGCACCGCCGACGCCACCGCCGCGGTCGACGCCGCCGCGCGGGCCTTCCCGGCCTGGGCAGCCACGCCGGCACGGCACCGCTCCGACGTGCTGCTCCGGGCGTACCAGCTGATGACCGAGCGCAGTGCCGACCTGGCGGAGCTGATCTGCCTGGAGAACGGCAAGTCGCGGGCGGACGCGCTCGCCGAGGTCGGGTACGCGGCCGACTTCTTCCGCTGGTCCGCCGAGGAGGCGGTACGCAGCGACGGCGATTTCACCCCGACCCCGACGGGCGGCGCGCGGGCGATCGTGACGACCCGACCGGTGGGCGTGTCGGCCCTGGTCACGCCCTGGAACTTCCCGGCGGCCATGATCACCCGCAAGGCCGGTCCAGCGCTGGCGGCCGGCTGCACGGTGGTCATCAAGCCGGCCTCGGAGACCCCGCTGACCGCGTACGCGCTGGCCCGGATCCTCACCGAGGCCGGGCTGCCGCCGGAGGCCGTGACGGTCGTGCCGACCAGCTCGGCCGCCACGGTCGTGGGCGCCTGGCTGCGCGACGCGCGGGTCCGCAAGCTCTCCTTCACCGGCTCCACGCCGGTCGGCCGGCGGCTGCTCGCCCAGGCCGCAGAGCGGGTCGTGAACACCTCGATGGAACTCGGTGGCAACGCGCCATTCGTGGTGGCCGCCGACGCCGACCTGGACGCCGCGGTGGCCGGCGCGATGATCGCGAAGTTCCGCAACGGCGGGCAGGCGTGCACCGCGGCCAACCGGTTCTACGTGCACGCCGAGGTGATCGGGGAGTTCACCGAGCGGTTCGGGGCGGCCACCGCCGCGCTCACGGTCGGCCCGGCCGCCTCCGGGGCCCAGATCGGGCCGCTGATCAGCGCTCGCGCCGTCGAAGGGGTGGACGCGCTGGTGCAGGACGCGCTGGCCCGGGGGGCCCGGATCAGCCACCGGGCACCGGCACCGGAGGGCGACTGCTACTACCCGCCCACCGTGCTGCGGGACGTGCCGCCCGACGCCGACGTGGTCACCGAGGAGATCTTCGGGCCGGTCGCACCGATCGTCGCCTGGCAGACCGAGGACGAGTTGCTGATCATGCTCAACGGGACCGAGTTGGGGCTGGCCGCGTACGTCTTCTCGGCCGACCTGCGGTGGGCGCTGAAGCTGGCCGAGGCGACCGAGGCCGGCATGGTCGGGGTCAACCGGGGCGTGGTCTCCGACGCCGCGTACCCGTTCGGCGGGGTCAAGCAGAGCGGCATCGGGCGGGAGGGCGGCCGGGACGGGCTGCGCGCGTACCAGGAGACGCAGTACCTCAGCGTCGACTGGAGGTAG